From Mycobacterium colombiense CECT 3035:
ATCGGAGAGTGGCATTCGTCCCTCCTTGCCGGCTGTTTGGCACGTGACTACCGGTAGCACGCGGATGCCCGTTGCGGGGGCAACTAATTGAATGATACGAGGTCAATCTGCCCCATACCACTGGTTCGGCGCCGATTCTATCCCGGCCGCCTCTGCACCCACCGCCAGACCGCAACGACCGTGCGCTACAACCGGCTTCCCAAACCTGACCGTTCCTCGCTCCGGTGCCACGACCGCCCGTCGGCTCGTCCCACACGGGTCCGATAATGGGCGATGACGGCCCGGTCCACAGCGACCACATGATGTCGAGGCGCCGCGCGAGCCGAGATCACCGACGAGGAGGAGACCGCGAGTTGGCGATATTCCTCATCGATCTGCTTCCGCACGACATGGAGCGGCGCCTGGGCGACGCCCTGGCGGTATACGTCGATGCGATGCGCTACCCGCGGGGTACCGAGAACCAGCGCGCCGCGATGTGGCTGGAACACATCCGGCGGCGCGGCTGGCAGGGCGCCGGCGTTGTCGAGACGCAGGGAGCCGAAGACGCAGGCGCACAACCGCCCTCGGCGGAGGACCTGGCCAGCGCCCCGCTGCTCGGGGTGGCCTACGGCTACCCCGGCGCGCCCGGGCAGTGGTGGCAGCAGCAGGTGGTGCTGGGCATGCAGCGCGGCGGCGCGCCGCCCCAGGAGATTTCCCGGCTGATGGACAGCTACTTCGAGCTGACCGAGCTGCACATCCATCCCCGCGCCCAGGGCCGCGGCCTCGGCGAGGCGCTGGCCCGGCGGCTGCTCGCCGGTCGCGCCGAGCGGAACGTGCTGCTCTCGACGCCGGAAACCAACGGCGAGCCCAACCGCGCCTGGCGGTTGTACCGGCGCCTGGGCTTCACCGACGTCATCCGCGGCTACCACTTCGCCGGCGACCCGCGGGCCTTTGCGATCTTGGGCCGCAAGCTCCCGCTGTAACCGCCGAACTCGCCGCACGCCACTTATTTAAGTGGCACATCGGATCTGGCACGATGACCTGGTGCGAGCCAGCTCTGTTCCGCCCCGCAGCCGAGGATCCCGAGCGTCTCGAGCTCGCCGGCGCCGCCTGACGGCCATCGCGATGCTGCTGCTGGTGGTGCCGTTGGCCAC
This genomic window contains:
- a CDS encoding GNAT family N-acetyltransferase; translation: MAIFLIDLLPHDMERRLGDALAVYVDAMRYPRGTENQRAAMWLEHIRRRGWQGAGVVETQGAEDAGAQPPSAEDLASAPLLGVAYGYPGAPGQWWQQQVVLGMQRGGAPPQEISRLMDSYFELTELHIHPRAQGRGLGEALARRLLAGRAERNVLLSTPETNGEPNRAWRLYRRLGFTDVIRGYHFAGDPRAFAILGRKLPL